From the genome of Glycine soja cultivar W05 chromosome 14, ASM419377v2, whole genome shotgun sequence:
AAGCAAAAGCATCCAATCAGCATATAATGTAAGTTTACCATGCAGTCACagccatcaaatttaatatccaaattgaacaaataataaatgaaaaaaaatattgtgacaCTCACTAATAACAGTTATTGCCTTAAAGTATGAATTCCTAGAAAAACTTCTTTTCATGGTTTGTTAAGAACATGCTTCAGCCTTCGCACAATTTGAGTTTTTATCAATGATGTTATTGATAATTCTTAAGTAATTTGAAATCATTACTAAAACATTGATTTCTCATGTTTTCTGTACAGTAGTTAAAACAACAGAGTAATAATCAAAACTTATGGCATACGCAGATTATTCactaataaaacaaaagaaaagtcgGTGCAGGTGATTAGTGAATTCATCTTCCAACTATGCAGATAGTATTTGCTGTTTTCCAAAATTTGGGTGCTAGAATTTCATGGTTCAATCACAAATTACCTTTATGCTGATGTTGTTATCACAAATTACCAACTAtgcattataattaatttgtggacatcataccacctatttaaCACCTAacatctaattaaataattagatacatggttaaaaaatataaatataataaactatatgatgtgatagaagaagaaacaaaatatagtcAAAGtgtttaaaatagaagaatacctaccttttattacaaatttaataaaatatgaagagGTATTTATCTCTCACAAGGCGACAAAAAAGGTCTGAATGTATGCTGTAAGAGGTATTTACGTTTGGTGCCTAATTATCTCCGAAGAAACATgtcttaaattaattcaaaatcttagGTAAAATAAGCCAAGAAATTGACacataaaaaaaccaaaagctGCTAATAGAATTGCAAAAAAAAGGACCAGTAGTGCTAGTattgaaaatttgatttcagCTATGTACAAACAGGTTATTCAACCAAGAAGCAATGTGCCCTTCAATCCAAAAACTTcctaaaaatgaatttgaaatccACAAATAATGCACTAACAACAAATCTACACATTTTGCAAGCAAGGAAAGTTCACAAGCCTAGGCATCATGACTCCAATCAAATGTCTCAGCAATTAACTTCAAACCAGATAAGCTTAGTAGCAACAGAATTAAAATTCTTTGAATTCGAAGCAGAAACCCCATCCTGTTTCGAAGTAGTCTCACTCTGACCTAAAATGTGGAATATCTTCCACTCCCAAACCTGCTGGAGCTACCAGATACTTGTTCAGCTGAATTAGAACTATGTTCCGTCCCATCAACATCTCTAACAAATTCAGGCTCCTTAGTGGTAACCATGAAGTCCATCAAGTTGCGGCTGAACCCCAAATCAGAATACACCCTGAAGGCATCCTAGATATGAAAATAGATACTACTAGATATAGCAGTGGCAGaacattaaaaaaactgatataTTGAATAATATCACAATAAAGCACCCATATATATGTTCATATCCTCTACTGTCAAATCAGACAAAGAACTCATATGACTGTGGCTCATTCCTTATGCAGTAGCCATAAAgccaaatgaaaacaagctaagACTAAGGcctaatgatttaaaaaaataatacattaaagTACATGCTTCCTTTACTTATTTTGACAGTCTCATGCTAtcatatataaacatattatgtataaacataatattttgaCAGTCTCATGcttccttcattttttattttccattcaGCTACAcgtgttttatttttgtatccttatacaaattaaaggaattgtaattaaaaatgtatgtgCCTGGTAAAATAATTGTTGCAATGGCATGTTGAAGAGTTATACAGTATCAGAGGCAAAGAAGTTAACATAGACAATCAAAGGCTTGAGAAGGGAGATTATAGTGAAGTCAAATGAATCACTGCAGCCCAGGTCTAATTCTAATTCTTAATTATGTCAGGGAGATTATAGTGAAGTCAAAGGAATCACTGCAGCACATGTTAAAAATtgtgttattataaatttattaatatttataaaattaagttaaaatttaaaatgatacgTATCATAATTTGTGATTAGCAAGTACTTTATATTATCAGTAGATCAcctttaaattcatatttatatttaaaaaacgaCCTAAGTAGATTAACAAAATTAGATATTGAagtaaaattgtaattaaaaaaataccacataatttaaaagttacattttaaattacttgTTTAGCTGTTATTCCTTATGGTTCGAGTAATAATAACGATAACAATTCAGCCTGAATTGTTTcagattaattttcttttttgcaaaaaacaaatacgggaacgagcaacaatttgaaggttgtacattcaggaactaaagaattcaaaatagctagtaataagagggatttgtttttggaattttctgagcaccaataGCGGGTACGctagaagcttgcacttgaggagggaagcatattggcagctaatgaacaactttcttaactatttgccGTTCAGATTTGACTGTTTCTTTtggtaatatgtaaatataaatagtataaggcTATGGCTTATGGACATGGTCTTTTTgacccctaacaatcttagaagtcaatatagaccatgtttttacgcCATAGCTTATACTATTGTGATGTACATATTAACAAGAAGAACCAGGAAAGTCTGAAGGACAagtagttaagaaagttgttcattatcTGCAAacatccttccctcctcaagtgcaagcttctagCGTACCCGCtattggtgctcagaaaatcccaaaaacaaatccctcttattactagctattttgaattctttagttcctgaatgtacaacttTCAAATTGTTGTtcgttcccctctttgttttatgcaaaaaatgaaatcaatatcaaacaaaacatGCATACAATTGTCATCGTTATTGCTACTTGAACCATAAGGAATACCATCTAAATAAGTACTTCAAaacgtttatttattttttttggtattttttgaaTTACAATTTGACTtcaatatctaattttttaatgtacttAGGTGGAGGATGTTGACGAAGAGAACGAGAaggaagaaagtaatttaaagaAGATTAAGGAagtgtcacatttttttttcctcagcAAGGAAGTGTCACATGAATGCTAGTTGGTGAACAAGCATAAGGCCATTTGGATGACAGAGCCTTAGGAGATCACAAAGGAGGAGTATTATGCTTTCTACAAGATTGACTCCAATGACTGGAAGAGCATTTGCCTGTGAAGCACTTCTCAGGTGAGGGACACTTATGCCTGTAAGCCTATCCTCTTTGTTCGTAAGAGGGCACCTTTTGACAAGTTGACACAAGGAAGAAGCCTAACAATATTAAGCTTGGTGTGATTTAAACAAGGAAATAACTTAAGACTTGCAATTGTAACTTACCTCTTCATCTCTTTTATGTTAAAGTTGTTGACATTGTGCATGGCACAATAAACAAGGAAATAATTGCTGCCTGCTCGTACAAAGATGCTGCTTCCAAGGATTCTGCAGATGATTTTGTGATGTCCCCACCACAAACTGGTAGACATGAATTTTTAGCATGCTAAAAATTGTCCTACCCCACCCCAGCAACTGCAAGATTTAAGTTCTATTGGAACAGTAAATACAGGGCTGAAAACTGTAAATAAGACTGATAAACTTCTGCACCCTATGAAGATTTTAGTTTCTAACATTCTGTTCAATACTAAATTTCATATACCAGAAGTTAGGTTTGACTAATCTTTCTGGATTCTATATGGTGAGGATGACCAAGTAACTGTTAAATCAATCAGCAAGCAACTCCATGATGTGGTGTGGACTCGAGCTTAGATAAGACACTAGAGTTGTATACATGAATATGTTGTATGTTTCTATTGCAGGTAGAGACACCTGAAAATTTGAAGTTTGTGTTCTCAAACAATATCAATGACCTTTGAAATATTGTATAGAAAgtagaaataataaaacaagGATTTGTTTCTTTGCTGACCCAAATAATGTCTTCGAAGAGGCCAAAGAAGTCTTGTTTGGGAAATATTTTAGGAAGGCCCTTTCAATAAttgttatttgattaatttcatGTTTGTTCTCTAAGTTCTCTTATACCATTTGAAGCCAGAGAAGATCTGAAGTAAACTTTTGTTTTGCAAACTTTAGCTTCCTTGACTCagataacaaaaacatatcctTAAATTACTGAAGCAGATTGGCATAATTTACTTGAAGCAGACTAATGAATTCAAGATACAAGGAACTTTTGCCAAGCTTAAAATTACATGGAGTGATAAAAATGCTATTAAGTGTTAACTGAGTTTGTATAATTctaagtgtttgtaaaaaacaaaaagaaaagaagttccTATTAATCATAATATTTGGAGGGCCACTGGATTATGTGGATTGGAAAGCAATGCTTTATTTGGCGGTGCAAGTGGGTAGGCAGCTATTGTCATAGTTTTAGGAAATTTGGGATGTTTACAGtagcataaaaaataatatgcatTACCCTATTAagtatttaaggataaaaatactACCCCTGCTCCCTAACACAAAACCCATGccaattttcatttgtttaagttatcaatttaaatttgtgaaCTTATTATACACATGATTTGTTCTGGTCTCTAACTTTGATCTGACAATATTTGTTCTCAACCTCATCTAACTAACTAATAttcatgtttaaaataaaaactgccCTTGTGCTGTTCTTTACAAATATAGAAGTCTAGGATAGTGATTAACTATTCAAATAAAGGACAAGTCATTTAAAATAAAGGGCATGAAACACATGTAGACATTATAAAGGACAACTATTTGTTATagtcaattatgtttttaacaGAAAAATTGATTCTTAATTCAAATATTGTAATTGGTATGAAGGACTTACTAGAATGTCATTCCACACAATCTCCTTTAGCGTTTCAGGTACGTCTTTCCAATTATTGTGGATAATGGGAACCTTTTCTCGCGCCACTACGCCTAGGTAGCTGTGGAACTTTTCACGCATCGGTCCGGATGCTCTCCCGGTAGCGGGATCCACATAAACAGCCGGTCTGGGCTGATCCACGGTTCTTAATGTCAATGTTCTCAGCCGTGTCGTTGTTCTACTCCTCTTGGAAGTCGCCTCTGATTGACCATCGGACTGCGGAGGAGACGTCGGATCTGTGGCCATGATCCTGTAAATAAAATACACAATTAATATTAACGATTACATTTAGACATTAACAAAAGCAAAGGCGTAATACTAACATAATCattatatttacacattaaACAAAGCATTACTTTCGCACTCAGCCTGTAGGGATGTTTTCCCATagaccttcatcatgatctacaCGATTTGCATGTCCATCATCCACTTCATCAGCTTCATTCATTGAAggcaattgttttgaaaaactagACATTTGACCAATGTCAAGGGTTGACTCATCATTATGGTAATTCATTCCACTTGGTCTTCCTTGCAGAGCCACAGACAAACTTGAATTACATGGATCTTGTACATAGAAAACTTGTCTGGCTTGTGCTGCCATAATGAAAGGTTCGTCTATATATGCCACCTTACTAAGGTCTACCAAAGTAAATCCCAATGGATCTTGAAACACACCTGTTGTCCCGTTCACCCACTGACACTTAAAAACAGGCACTTTAAATGATGTATAATCAACCTCCCAAATTTCTTGAATGACACCAAAGTAAGACATGGATGCTCGAATGGGGTTGTTATCCGATGTACTGGAAAAGTGCTCCGAATCAGCATCAACACAGACCCCACTGTTTTGTACCGAACTTTTATCATCTTGGGACTTTGTGTAGAATGAATAATTGTTAATGTCATACCCCTTCCATGTAGGGACATTCAAATTTGGGCCAATGGCTAACAATGTGAGTCGTCTGGAAACACTTTTATCAGCAAGTATTGTTTGTCTAAACCAATTTATGAAAGTTTTGTTGTGCTCTTGCAATAccctcatcatgttcattttgGGGTGACTATctctaacatgttttttgtgAGCCTCTATGTACGGAAACACCTCTGTTGTGttgtttaatatatacaaatgtgcTTGTGACacgtcatgtctagtcattgtCACAACATTGTATCCACGAGTACCCTTGCCGGCTATTGGCTGGTCATGCCGGGATGCAGGAACACCGACAGGTTTCAATGAGTCAATGTACTGTGAGGCAAACTCAATGCATTCTTCAGCAACGTATCTTTCCACTATTGAGGCCTCTGGTCGATGTCGATTCTTCGTATAACCCTTTAAGACCTTCATGTACCGCTCAACTGGATACATCCATCTAAAATACGTAGGACCACAACACCTTATTTCCCTTACCAGATGAACAACTAAGTGTACcataatgtcaaaaaatgaaggagggAAAAACATCTCCATTTGACAAAGGACAACGACAACCTCATCTTCCAAAGCATCCAACTGTTTAGGGTCAATGACCTTGGCACATATagcattaaaaatgaaacacaagCGACTGATTGCAACACGGACCTTCTCAGGCAATGTTCCGCGGATTGCAACAGGCAAAAGTTGTTGCATtaacacatgacaatcatgTGATTTCAAGCCAACCAACTTAAGCTCATTCACAGACACAAGACTCTTGATGTTTGAAGAGTagccttgtgggactttgataTTACGCAAGCATTCACAAAAACTTCTCTTTTCAGCTGTTGACATTGTGTAACAGGCTGGGGGCAGATATGTCCTGTTACCTTTTGAGATAGGATGCAACACTTGACGTATACCCATGTCAACCAAGTCTTGACGACACTTgaaaccatcctttgtcttgcctttaatGTTTAGGAGGGTCCCAATTAAagaatcacaaacatttttctcgacATGCATGACGTCTATACAATGCCTAACATGATGATcggaccagtacggaagatcaaagaaaatagacTTCTTTTTCCACATGTTTGAAGTGGATGATGGTTTTTTTTGGGACTTGCCGAACATATTTACGACATCCTTGACCCGCTGATATACTTCATCACCAGTTAATGGATTTGGCGCGGTTTCATGTTCTTGACTTCCATCGAATGCCTTCTTCAAGCGTCGATACGGATGATACTGTTTGAGAAATCTTCGATGCCTAGTATACACagtcttctttccatgtttaAGTTGGCGGAAACTAGTATTCTGCTCACATATAGGACATGCGTGATGTCCTTTGACACTATATCCACTTAAATTTCCGTAGGCTGGAAAGTCATTGATGGTACAAAAAACCATTGCACGCAACTTGAAAGCATGCTGCAAATTTGCGTCCCATACATCAACCCCTTCATCCCACAATTTCCGCAAATCGTCAATTAACGGTCTTAGATATACGTCAATATCATTACCTGGTTGTCTTGGACCAGCTATCATCATACTCAGCATAACAtactttcgcttcatgcacaaccacggAGGGAGATTATAAATGAACAGCAAAACGGGCCACGAGCTATGGTTAGTAGTTAAGGTTCCAAATGGGTTCATTCCGTCCGTTGCAAGACCAAGCCTTAAATTTCTAGGCTCGGCCCCAAATTCAGGATACAGACGATCAATTGCCTTCCATTGTGGGCTATCTGCAGGATGTCGCATCAATCCATCTGATTTTCTAGTATTTGCATGCCATATAAGGTTCTTTGCATCTTCCCCATTAGCAAACAACCgtttaaacctt
Proteins encoded in this window:
- the LOC114384195 gene encoding uncharacterized protein LOC114384195 encodes the protein MDRSWMNASRITEEYENGVEEFLLFAQSKAQPMWGKFFCPCAKCGNGRRQTIDDIRTHLICEGIIRSYTKWIWHGESLDTADMSQADDVTTDSGNPIEEMIRDLGQEGFEEAHAALYDNIEVDSKMPLYSGCISFTKLSAVLALVNLKARFGWSDKSFSELLMLLTNMLPADNILPKNHYQAKKILCPVGMQYEKIHACCNDCILYRDDFAELDYCPVCGVSRYRPTNGDSTVLVSDADRRPAKVCWYLPIIPRFKRLFANGEDAKNLIWHANTRKSDGLMRHPADSPQWKAIDRLYPEFGAEPRNLRLGLATDGMNPFGTLTTNHSSWPVLLFIYNLPPWLCMKRKYVMLSMMIAGPRQPGNDIDVYLRPLIDDLRKLWDEGVDVWDANLQHAFKLRAMVFCTINDFPAYGNLSGYSVKGHHACPICEQNTSFRQLKHGKKTVYTRHRRFLKQYHPYRRLKKAFDGSQEHETAPNPLTGDEVYQRVKDVVNMFGKSQKKPSSTSNMWKKKSIFFDLPYWSDHHVRHCIDVMHVEKNVCDSLIGTLLNIKGKTKDGFKCRQDLVDMGIRQVLHPISKGNRTYLPPACYTMSTAEKRSFCECLRNIKVPQGYSSNIKSLVSVNELKLVGLKSHDCHVLMQQLLPVAIRGTLPEKVRVAISRLCFIFNAICAKVIDPKQLDALEDEVVVVLCQMEMFFPPSFFDIMVHLVVHLVREIRCCGPTYFRWMYPVERYMKVLKGYTKNRHRPEASIVERYVAEECIEFASQYIDSLKPVGVPASRHDQPIAGKGTRGYNVVTMTRHDVSQAHLYILNNTTEVFPYIEAHKKHVRDSHPKMNMMRVLQEHNKTFINWFRQTILADKSVSRRLTLLAIGPNLNVPTWKGYDINNYSFYTKSQDDKSSVQNSGVCVDADSEHFSSTSDNNPIRASMSYFGVIQEIWEVDYTSFKVPVFKCQWVNGTTGVFQDPLGFTLVDLSKVAYIDEPFIMAAQARQVFYVQDPCNSSLSVALQGRPSGMNYHNDESTLDIGQMSSFSKQLPSMNEADEVDDGHANRVDHDEGLWENIPTG